Below is a genomic region from Streptomyces sp. NBC_00461.
TGTGGGACGAGTGGTTCAAGCCTTACACCGACGTCGAGCCCCGGAGCACGACCCACCGGTTCCGCTGCTGACGTTCGCCCGGACCCAAGCCATGGCCGGGACGGGCGTCCAGTCCGCACGACTGAACGCCCGTCCACGGGACCCGGCTCGACTGCTCCGTGGTGCCCTTGCCCGCCGGGAACGGGCAGGTCGGTCGCGACTCCAGCTGCATAACGAATCGAACAGGTGACCCGACGCACGGGATCACGGTAATTTCCCCGGCCACAGGACCGCCTGGCCTCGATGGTGCCACCGCAGGATCTTCGCCAACTGGTGGGAGGGGAAGACCGGAGACAAGGTCCACGAACTCGGCCACGCATCACCCACGAGCAGATCAGCCTGCTGTAACCCCACCTACAACGGCTGGGCCCGCTGGGTGGCTACGGGGCCTTCGGCCTATGTCGCCAAACGGCATGCTCCAGTGCACCCTTGTCGTGCCCGAGAAGTGCGGCGGCTTCCTCATACACTGCGCGCAACTGGTCGTATGGGAGATCCGGACTACCAGCATCCACGGCGAAGGCGCGCAGATGTACGTCAACGGCGACGTGCGAACGGCCGACGGGATTGCCTATGTAGTCGATGCTCTTCGGCCCCACTCCCTTCACCGTGCGCAGAGCGGCGCGATTGGCCTGATGATCGAGCCACGTGTGGAGGTCCTCGCGGGTATCGACCCCGTGGGCAGCGAGGAGGTCGGTGATGGCGTGGGCCGTCGCGACCTTCTGTGCGTGGTTGAACTTCATGGCCACGGCGAGGTCTTCCGTGACGAGCCGGCGCTGGAAGCCGCGGACTGTTCTCGCATCAGGCCAGCTCAGTTGCAGATGGAGGAGCCGCGGTCGGAGAGTTTCCTCGTAGTTGCACCGTGGCTGGAAGCTGACGTCGCAGATGACGGCACCCATGTGGGTCCATCCGCCGGGCTGGGGAAACGGTCCGCTGCCAAGGAGGTGTTGAACGTGGTCGGCGAGCCCCTGGGCAGGGCTGGATGCGGGCATGGATCAATGATGGCGCTGCGGTCTGACAATCTGGTCGGGAAGTTCAGAACCCGCGGTGGAAGCGCTCCTGGCTACGGTGGCACCTCGCGCGGTGATCAACGTGACAAGCGGCGGTGCGGACTGGGCGATCACTGCGGACGGCTCCATCCACATCGCCATGGCCACCGCGAAGCTCGGAATCCGCCTGGTACACGTCTCCTCCGATGCCGTGTTCTCCGGCATCGGCAAGGCCCGTTACGACGAGACCTGCACCCCAGACCCGATCACCCCGGCCTCGGCGCATCGGGCCGGCGCTGCCTCGGTGGTTTCTTCACGGTCTTCAGCCACAGGGCGAAGTCCCTGGCCTCCGCTCGCCCCGCACGGTCACACGCAACGTCGATTGCAGCCAAGAACCGGAACCAGGAAAGGAGTTCATAGGCGTACGAGCGCAGGGAAGCGGGGCTGTCGTCGTCGGCGAGCATGTGATGGAGGAACTCGGTTACCGCGTCGACCTCGACGCCATCGTTTCCGATCAGCCGGTACGGAAGCAGCGGGTCACCGGTCTCTTCGACCTTGCCCGTCCTCAGTACCTCCAGCGCCGCTATGTCTCGTACCAGTGCCGTGTGTTCTGGCATCCCTACCTCCGCGAGCCGTCGTTGGCTCGAGATCACAGCAGATCCGGGAGCACAAGCGGGCGAGCTTCGGGAGCACTGGGCGACACTGCCAGTCACCGTCCGCCGCTTTGGCGGACCGACGGACTGTCGAGGCTAGTTCGGTCAACGGGGCATCCGCTGCCCGATGCTCCACGTCAACCCCAAGATGCTCGCCCGGCTCACGGAGCTGGAAGCCGACCTCCTCGACCGTAAAGGGCGCGCCGCGGCCGAGGGCTGGGGCGGTGAGATCGAAGGCATCGACCTCACCCTCACCTTCCTCCGCGCGAAGCGAGAGGAAACACAGCGCCGAGCCCAGCGTCCGGCCGTGGACCTGGGCATCCCCCAGCCCAGGTCCCGAGCGAGGAGAAGCCAGGAGTGATCACTCCCCCCGGAAGTTCAGCTCCGGACGCATCAACAGCAGATCTTCGCCCCAGGCATCGAGCGTGGGATCGTGGCCGTCCTCGCGTGCCACAGCCTCGACCTGGGAAAACAGGCTCCGCTGGAGGTCCACGTCACCCGTCCCTGCGATCCGTCCGATCTTGTCCAGGAGCGGGCCCGCTTCCCACCCCGGCAGGGGAAACCTCTCCAGCTCCCACTCCAGGTACTTGTTATAAGGACGTGGACGACGATCCATGGCAAACAGCAGCTCCAGCAGGAAGCCCACGCTGTCGGCCGCGTCGAGACGGGCGGCCAGCAGATTGCCGTCTCGGGCGTTCTTGACAGATCGGTACAAAGAGTTGGCATAGGCGTCCAACCAACCGGCCGCCGCCGCTGACGCCTCGGCACGGTCACGTCGCCCCTTGCCGGCGACGATCTCGGCGATCTCACCGCCGAGCCGGTCCATCACAACCCGGGCACGGGAAAGTGCATAGCGCTCGTACCCGTCGAGCTGACGGAACTGGCCGACGGTGGTCACGGAGACATCGAGCTCAGCAGAACGATGACCGTGGAGACCCGAGAGGCCGGTATCCGCACCCTCCGCAACTACGACGTACACGTCGTGGTCCGAAAACTTGGTGGCCATGCCGTCGTGAGCATGGGAGCCCTTGAGGACAAGCCCGACGACAGCCGGGTCGCTGGTAACGCGGGTGAGCAACGCCGCATAGGTCAGTTTGGGAAGCATGCCGGTGATCTCCGGTGAGTTGGACGGACTGCACACGTCTGTTAGCCCTCGCCGTAGCCGACGGGAGAGCGGTCACTCCGTCTGCGGCGGCCGTAGTGCCGCCGCCCTGAAGATCAACGCACGGCCGGGACGTTACCGGACCCACCCCACCTCTGCAGCCCCTTTTCCCCGCCCGGCTACGGATGCCAGCAAGCACAGCGCAGTCATGACGTTGAACGCGACTGCCGTTCAGGTGCCTCATGTCGGCGCGCGACTCCCACTGGCTCGGTCCTGGAACTCACACCCCTCACACCAGCAAAGGAGACCCATTGACGAACTACCTGCGTGACATGACACGAACGAGTGAAGTGCAGAGAAGCACCGGCGAATATAAGGTAAAACCGATAAAGCAGAAGGTTCGCGAACTGCTCGGATACCCATACCCGACCCGCATCCCGAAGGGCGTCTTCGTCGAGCAGTGGGTAGGAATATCGATTGATGAATTCCACCGCGCGAAGGACGCGGACGTCAAGTACATGCGCAACGGGCACCCCCTCCTGGACATGTCCTGGAGCAGGGCCGACTGCACGCGATACCTGACCTCACTCGGCCTCACCGATACACCTAAGTCGAGTTGCCTGGGATGTCCGTTCCACGGAAATTCTCAGTGGAGGCATATCAGGGACACCTCTCTGTCCGAGTGGGCGGACGTCGTCGAATTCGACGCGGCCATTCGGCAGGGCAATGCCCGCGCCAATGCGTCGGGCAGCCGACTGCTCGGCGAGGCGTTCCTGCACCGCTCCCGCGTCCCGCTGAGCCAGGCCCCGATCGACCACGTCACCGCAGCCGAGCGTGCCGCCCTGCGGATCGGCGCGGACGAGACCGACGTCC
It encodes:
- a CDS encoding integrase codes for the protein MISSQRRLAEVGMPEHTALVRDIAALEVLRTGKVEETGDPLLPYRLIGNDGVEVDAVTEFLHHMLADDDSPASLRSYAYELLSWFRFLAAIDVACDRAGRAEARDFALWLKTVKKPPRQRRPDAPRPG
- a CDS encoding recombinase, which produces MLHVNPKMLARLTELEADLLDRKGRAAAEGWGGEIEGIDLTLTFLRAKREETQRRAQRPAVDLGIPQPRSRARRSQE